The following coding sequences lie in one Enterococcus sp. 9E7_DIV0242 genomic window:
- a CDS encoding tyrosine-type recombinase/integrase, which yields MSRKGENIYKRKDGRWEGRFIKGRKTNGAIHYGYVYARTYRETKDKIIEQKIILRQTDPSIKEFQGNLGYWFDYWIETLIKKEIKQSTYSSYKSKIEKHIKPILGEIPLSKLTTVDLNTFMKNIQEKLMPSSVQSVFQVLKTGLFEAEKKNFVEKDLLKFILLPKIHKKRIRTLTSEEEQKIRCLASEEEKGLPVLLALETGLRIGEIAGLKWQDINFDNKTLVVNRTRQRIQDHEKHRTHVIEDTPKTFLSRREIPLSEKMIQRLRTRKIANVGEYVISFKNKPTEPRTITNYFKSIMKKLNLERVNFHSLRHSFASKCLEKGVSVAVVATLLGHSSVKTTLDIYANSNRNNERKAIELIAE from the coding sequence ATGAGTCGCAAAGGTGAGAATATTTACAAAAGAAAAGATGGGCGCTGGGAAGGTCGCTTTATAAAAGGGAGAAAAACAAATGGAGCAATTCATTATGGCTATGTCTATGCAAGAACCTATCGTGAAACAAAAGATAAGATTATTGAACAAAAAATCATCCTTCGTCAAACAGACCCTTCAATCAAAGAGTTCCAAGGGAATCTTGGTTATTGGTTTGATTACTGGATAGAGACGCTCATAAAAAAAGAAATCAAACAGAGCACTTACAGCAGCTATAAAAGCAAAATCGAAAAGCATATCAAACCAATTTTGGGAGAGATTCCATTAAGTAAATTGACTACAGTAGATTTAAATACGTTTATGAAAAATATACAAGAAAAGTTGATGCCTAGCTCGGTACAGTCTGTATTCCAAGTGTTGAAGACAGGTCTATTTGAAGCAGAAAAGAAGAATTTTGTAGAAAAAGATCTCTTAAAATTTATCTTACTGCCAAAAATTCATAAAAAAAGAATACGGACCTTAACTTCGGAAGAAGAACAAAAAATACGATGCTTGGCTAGCGAAGAAGAGAAGGGGTTGCCCGTTTTATTGGCTTTAGAAACAGGATTACGTATTGGTGAAATCGCTGGTCTGAAATGGCAAGATATAAACTTTGATAACAAAACATTGGTGGTCAACAGAACACGCCAAAGGATACAGGATCATGAAAAACACAGGACACATGTGATTGAGGATACACCCAAAACATTTTTATCTCGACGAGAAATCCCATTATCAGAGAAAATGATACAGCGCTTAAGAACAAGAAAGATAGCTAATGTAGGAGAATACGTGATCTCCTTTAAAAATAAGCCGACAGAGCCCAGAACGATAACAAATTACTTTAAAAGTATAATGAAAAAATTGAATTTAGAACGTGTGAATTTTCATTCACTACGACATTCTTTTGCCAGTAAGTGCTTGGAGAAAGGGGTAAGTGTCGCTGTTGTTGCAACGTTACTAGGCCATTCTTCAGTAAAAACGACACTGGATATTTACGCGAATTCAAATAGAAATAACGAAAGAAAGGCAATTGAGTTAATTGCTGAATAA
- a CDS encoding pectate lyase-like adhesive domain-containing protein — MKIGKKGTFIGLVFTGLLVTAFWHIPEPIKANEEASTSDVMGSNEEDVSENSDTEMASPEALVEPFATVAPMAAAGWGTEAAATNVVEVSTWDELYKAVMNTYTGTETNKNNADYIKVTADIENPGNNGTGDTRRDAPTARIDYVIDGQGHTVDFNQVRFSWATSTTRDRNIYVKNIKMYGQSAYGPFAIGDYATIASTITYEDVYYRGSQLSASWQATMIFKGTNEFHSVNSYEAPLRPGVTKNTWANQSGLEAFRAIYEEDSNTTVTVQNGNGFILASYLGNTGTTSNQSAYARIEKNAVVDITTNGNAGEAWDVGNYVMSLRKGDVTVAEGAKVYARTGDSTTRGGIQLYSDTTFNIAKGAEVGVEIKGNMAGTTALNLGSDSKFNVSEEGSMTINLRNQGTSTQDVVNAGARGEFVVGKKATFNIKLEDGTGVRNLFNIGANGVFRFADAYSIDLDARGNTNAHLVNMTNPGHFIADVQKVSSWLKTPASDDPYKIWNPIYGVDVTYNGRNTTNIVGQSVTTPITTDFLTNYRTTATGSPHSGFSRVLYEYIPDVIIGLNQPTDNPAETSSKVLSGVVNPDPDYMNGTSILFYLVVDENDPSKDVLLTEPKVNSPIEGDSRKFHTIADPTTGSFSFDLPADVTLKAGQKIKAVGWLNGKEAYDIKTVLDTTPPEGDPRTVHSAVGEVAPEPSEFVQNPTDTNPVTPNFGYEFAEENTPAQVAAMMATQGEYDIYVYLLDEAVDATGALAPNKTKIKSKLVIHETLNALAAKDIEASATILNGMTEDQLKAYIIQESEASSYKIVDGVQTSLTDKIQVTDLGGLTPSSTGGSYNVTLTVRAADSGLATDLTKVITVTFRDEVAPTGTGKLTLAPKGNAAYLRDETDLTKFLLDWSDDVTPKDQVTVRFAENTDFDAIVANTGDSEFFVILTDLAGNDSAPIKIPVYVVDSMPDGAVAVEGSNFRVDRSKWTANTATADALRAYVVAQGNVRGLEVINNVLENVTDDKAKLTINASGVGTDEEQAYPIVLTVASNGDTATHTIYVTFNDKTKPTGTGKFTIVDLGAAGKDAIENAADYKVFLKDYSDNVSANDKITASLKPGQDIANIVSKQGNASFIVNLTDEAGNVGEVVIPIFVKDKAVSSDKYILDGLDFAVAAKDYPTSEAEILTMIHDKGKLALWEFDETSITALDPTLITVDKGTLPGPVTGGGVVQDGAYKVTLSYGSGTSKVEKEITVTINKSISTVNVEFVDDKGQKLRDPIPVSGNIGGTVDLVTNTAIQDRVNELLGENYQVKTRPTPEDAIPVTENPSTVQYVFNGTLFIYSYPTSIDFGTRNAGIFGVRVDNPSFDDNLIIWDNRTDATSWTLKARLEDYLTSGSGTGTKVLPDAIRYRVADGKDSEIILNDTDQAITVDTHNAPGQYDVSERWATGERGFKLEVPAGAVRELGEYKATIVWTLGETK, encoded by the coding sequence ATGAAAATCGGAAAAAAAGGTACTTTTATAGGCCTTGTATTCACCGGCTTACTAGTAACAGCTTTTTGGCATATTCCTGAACCGATCAAAGCGAATGAAGAAGCAAGTACTTCTGACGTGATGGGCTCAAATGAGGAAGATGTATCTGAAAACAGTGATACGGAAATGGCTTCTCCGGAAGCTTTGGTGGAACCCTTCGCTACGGTCGCACCAATGGCTGCAGCAGGCTGGGGGACGGAAGCCGCAGCAACAAATGTTGTTGAAGTTTCTACATGGGATGAACTGTATAAAGCGGTGATGAACACCTACACAGGAACGGAGACAAACAAAAATAATGCGGACTATATCAAAGTAACTGCAGATATCGAAAATCCGGGAAATAATGGAACCGGGGATACACGAAGGGATGCTCCGACAGCTCGTATCGATTATGTAATCGATGGGCAGGGTCATACGGTTGACTTTAACCAAGTCAGATTTTCGTGGGCGACCAGTACAACTAGAGATAGAAATATTTATGTGAAAAATATCAAAATGTATGGGCAAAGTGCATACGGACCATTTGCAATCGGGGATTATGCAACCATTGCTTCAACGATCACTTATGAGGATGTTTATTACAGAGGCTCTCAATTGAGTGCTTCATGGCAGGCAACAATGATTTTCAAAGGGACCAATGAGTTTCATTCAGTGAATTCTTATGAAGCACCATTGCGACCAGGTGTGACTAAAAATACTTGGGCGAACCAATCCGGATTGGAAGCTTTCCGAGCTATCTATGAAGAAGACAGTAATACAACTGTTACTGTACAAAATGGTAACGGCTTTATTTTGGCCAGCTATCTTGGAAACACCGGTACAACATCTAATCAATCGGCATATGCCAGAATTGAGAAAAATGCTGTAGTGGATATCACGACCAATGGGAATGCAGGAGAAGCTTGGGATGTTGGAAACTATGTTATGTCATTGAGAAAAGGTGATGTAACGGTCGCAGAAGGCGCAAAAGTATATGCAAGAACCGGCGATTCTACTACTCGTGGCGGAATTCAATTGTATTCTGATACCACGTTTAATATCGCTAAAGGTGCAGAAGTGGGCGTCGAGATAAAAGGGAATATGGCTGGAACAACGGCTTTAAATCTTGGAAGTGATTCTAAGTTCAATGTCTCTGAAGAGGGTAGCATGACGATCAATCTTCGGAACCAAGGAACGAGTACACAAGATGTTGTAAACGCCGGGGCTCGTGGCGAATTTGTTGTTGGGAAAAAAGCAACTTTCAATATCAAATTAGAGGATGGTACCGGTGTACGTAACTTATTTAACATCGGGGCAAACGGAGTTTTCCGCTTTGCTGATGCGTATTCTATTGATTTGGATGCACGAGGCAATACCAATGCACATCTAGTGAATATGACCAATCCAGGTCACTTTATTGCGGATGTTCAAAAAGTATCCTCATGGTTGAAAACACCTGCTAGCGATGACCCATATAAAATTTGGAATCCGATATATGGAGTGGATGTAACATACAATGGACGAAATACAACAAACATTGTTGGACAAAGTGTTACCACACCTATTACAACGGATTTCTTAACTAATTACAGAACGACGGCAACTGGGTCTCCTCATAGTGGTTTTTCAAGAGTTCTTTATGAGTATATTCCAGATGTCATCATCGGATTGAATCAACCGACAGATAATCCGGCGGAAACATCCAGCAAGGTTCTTTCGGGTGTTGTAAATCCCGATCCAGATTATATGAACGGGACGTCGATTTTGTTCTATCTAGTTGTGGATGAAAATGATCCAAGCAAGGATGTTTTACTGACTGAACCGAAAGTTAACTCACCAATTGAAGGAGATAGTAGAAAGTTCCATACGATTGCTGATCCAACTACAGGCTCGTTCAGTTTTGACTTGCCGGCAGATGTCACGCTGAAAGCGGGGCAAAAGATAAAAGCAGTTGGTTGGTTGAACGGGAAAGAAGCATATGATATCAAAACGGTTTTGGATACAACACCGCCGGAAGGAGACCCTCGAACTGTTCATTCAGCTGTGGGGGAGGTCGCTCCGGAACCGAGTGAATTTGTTCAAAACCCAACGGATACCAATCCTGTAACGCCAAACTTTGGTTATGAATTTGCAGAAGAAAATACACCAGCACAGGTTGCAGCAATGATGGCTACCCAAGGAGAGTATGATATCTATGTCTATCTTTTGGATGAAGCAGTAGATGCGACGGGAGCTCTAGCTCCAAACAAAACGAAAATCAAATCTAAGTTGGTTATTCATGAGACGTTGAATGCACTTGCTGCAAAAGATATTGAGGCTAGTGCAACTATTTTGAATGGTATGACAGAAGATCAACTGAAGGCCTACATCATTCAAGAAAGTGAAGCATCCTCCTACAAGATTGTAGATGGGGTGCAGACAAGCCTGACAGATAAAATCCAAGTGACTGATTTAGGCGGACTAACGCCGAGCTCTACTGGGGGTTCTTACAATGTGACATTGACAGTGAGAGCTGCAGATTCAGGATTAGCAACAGATTTGACGAAAGTCATCACTGTGACATTTCGTGATGAAGTAGCACCGACCGGAACAGGGAAGCTGACCCTAGCACCAAAAGGAAATGCTGCCTATCTTCGGGACGAAACAGATCTGACCAAGTTCCTATTGGACTGGAGCGACGATGTCACACCAAAGGATCAAGTAACAGTTCGCTTTGCAGAGAATACTGATTTTGATGCAATTGTCGCGAATACCGGAGACAGTGAGTTCTTTGTGATACTTACTGACTTGGCCGGCAACGATAGTGCACCAATCAAAATACCCGTCTATGTGGTAGACAGTATGCCAGATGGCGCAGTTGCCGTTGAAGGAAGTAATTTCAGAGTGGATCGCTCGAAGTGGACAGCCAATACTGCGACAGCTGACGCACTAAGAGCTTATGTAGTCGCACAAGGAAATGTTCGTGGATTGGAAGTCATAAATAATGTGTTGGAAAATGTCACAGATGATAAAGCCAAATTGACAATCAATGCCTCTGGTGTAGGAACTGATGAAGAACAGGCCTATCCAATTGTATTGACAGTCGCATCGAATGGGGACACAGCTACACATACTATTTATGTGACCTTCAATGATAAAACCAAACCGACAGGAACTGGTAAATTTACGATTGTTGATTTGGGCGCTGCTGGTAAGGATGCGATTGAAAATGCTGCTGATTACAAAGTATTTCTGAAGGATTATTCAGATAATGTTTCTGCGAATGACAAGATTACTGCTTCATTGAAACCAGGTCAGGATATCGCAAATATCGTGTCAAAACAGGGCAATGCTTCATTTATTGTCAATTTGACCGATGAAGCCGGCAATGTTGGAGAAGTTGTAATACCGATTTTTGTCAAAGATAAGGCAGTTTCAAGTGATAAGTATATTCTGGATGGACTGGACTTTGCTGTAGCGGCAAAAGATTACCCGACCAGTGAGGCAGAAATTTTAACGATGATTCATGATAAAGGAAAACTGGCTCTTTGGGAATTTGATGAGACATCTATTACAGCTCTTGATCCAACGCTGATCACTGTTGATAAAGGTACCTTGCCAGGTCCGGTAACAGGTGGCGGTGTCGTACAAGATGGTGCTTACAAAGTAACACTTTCCTATGGAAGTGGAACATCTAAAGTTGAGAAAGAGATAACAGTAACGATCAATAAGAGCATTTCTACTGTAAATGTGGAATTTGTCGATGACAAGGGCCAGAAATTACGTGATCCGATTCCTGTTAGTGGGAATATCGGCGGTACAGTTGATTTAGTCACGAATACAGCGATTCAGGATAGGGTAAATGAATTACTTGGAGAAAATTATCAAGTGAAGACACGTCCGACACCGGAAGATGCTATTCCAGTGACAGAAAATCCATCGACTGTTCAATATGTCTTCAACGGCACATTGTTTATCTATTCTTATCCGACATCAATTGATTTCGGAACAAGAAATGCGGGGATTTTTGGTGTCCGTGTGGATAACCCAAGTTTCGATGATAATTTAATCATTTGGGACAATCGTACAGATGCAACAAGCTGGACACTAAAAGCGCGTTTGGAAGATTACTTGACAAGCGGAAGCGGAACAGGGACGAAAGTGTTGCCGGATGCGATTCGTTATCGAGTGGCTGATGGAAAAGACAGTGAAATCATACTGAATGATACAGACCAGGCGATTACTGTTGACACGCACAACGCCCCAGGACAATACGATGTCAGTGAACGTTGGGCAACCGGAGAACGTGGCTTTAAGCTTGAGGTTCCTGCGGGAGCAGTTCGCGAGTTGGGTGAGTACAAGGCAACAATTGTCTGGACCTTAGGAGAAACGAAATAA
- a CDS encoding LPXTG cell wall anchor domain-containing protein, with translation MKRIKLFSSLFISVVVMAFIFLGKPAIGFATENGGAVQTNGVISFYEESTDSSSSTEPSSTTEPTIPTTEPTKPSGSKPQGKYPSTGELIKKSLGISGAALLLIALILFYVKRRKEQASGEGKGY, from the coding sequence ATGAAACGAATAAAGCTATTCTCATCGCTCTTTATTTCTGTTGTTGTCATGGCGTTTATCTTTTTGGGCAAACCAGCTATTGGGTTTGCAACAGAAAACGGTGGTGCAGTACAGACGAACGGTGTCATTTCTTTCTATGAAGAAAGCACAGACTCAAGTAGTTCAACAGAGCCTAGCTCGACGACTGAACCAACAATTCCTACAACAGAACCGACAAAGCCTTCTGGCTCAAAACCGCAAGGAAAGTATCCTTCAACAGGTGAGTTGATAAAGAAAAGTTTAGGAATCAGCGGCGCGGCACTGCTATTGATCGCTTTGATTCTATTCTACGTGAAACGGAGAAAAGAACAGGCATCCGGAGAAGGAAAGGGGTATTGA
- a CDS encoding WxL domain-containing protein: MKQVKLATMLLLPLFSAALFSFSETAAAEAGSWSGEVSIGFEGSYEKEIKDPEYPDQAVDPGESPSTDGELRIDFVPQFNFWANAKVDEDVLVYGNAQLFHGNTGARGNFVQVSDFRGTGKGWLLQLRQETQFKNETAENKELDGSVISLGSSWANSTRGADEAPIVQKDVIRIDNIGQTYNLAEAKANTGEGTWSIIFGASIENENGMKDTLIPRLDADGNPVTDPAYDNKAIYQNKALSLSIPGATKKDPVTYTTVITWILSELP; the protein is encoded by the coding sequence ATGAAGCAAGTAAAACTAGCAACAATGTTGTTGCTACCACTATTCTCTGCAGCTCTGTTCAGCTTCTCTGAAACAGCGGCAGCAGAAGCCGGTTCTTGGTCTGGTGAAGTAAGTATCGGTTTTGAAGGTTCCTATGAAAAAGAAATCAAGGATCCTGAGTATCCAGACCAAGCGGTCGATCCAGGCGAAAGCCCTTCAACAGACGGGGAATTGCGCATCGATTTTGTTCCTCAGTTCAACTTTTGGGCAAATGCCAAAGTGGATGAAGATGTGCTGGTCTACGGAAACGCGCAGCTTTTTCATGGAAATACGGGAGCTAGAGGGAATTTTGTTCAAGTCTCAGATTTTCGTGGAACGGGGAAAGGTTGGCTGCTGCAGCTTCGTCAGGAAACACAGTTTAAAAATGAGACAGCAGAAAATAAAGAGCTCGACGGCTCGGTCATCTCCCTTGGAAGTTCATGGGCGAATTCGACTAGAGGAGCCGATGAGGCACCGATTGTTCAAAAAGATGTCATTCGAATCGATAATATCGGTCAGACATACAACTTAGCTGAGGCGAAAGCAAACACGGGAGAAGGTACCTGGTCGATCATTTTTGGCGCATCTATTGAAAATGAGAATGGTATGAAGGACACGCTGATTCCAAGGTTGGATGCTGACGGCAATCCCGTAACAGATCCGGCATACGATAATAAAGCGATTTATCAAAACAAGGCATTAAGTTTGTCTATACCGGGGGCAACTAAAAAGGATCCGGTAACATACACAACGGTGATAACTTGGATTTTATCTGAGCTACCATAA
- a CDS encoding WxL domain-containing protein: MKTSHKLTGAALLAVLGLGLAVPSITKAAPGYPDATTGVGEGKIKFTTDDTTNPTNLPPGESTGTPMTEPSQNPNPGALKLVSVTSMDFDTHKIVANDADKSYDALPFTDPGSSQTTAHFVRFQDIRADAATANNWWTVNAELTKQFTNAAGQTLDGSTLDYKKISLVTGTNAATKPSLAATTTQTLALNTVQPFYTNKEVGKGFGVFELMFDTNANAKAGTYDGITLNVPGTNVLKASEYTAEITWTITDAN, encoded by the coding sequence ATGAAAACTTCACACAAATTAACTGGCGCTGCACTTTTAGCAGTACTAGGACTAGGACTTGCAGTACCATCAATTACAAAAGCAGCACCGGGCTATCCAGATGCAACAACTGGTGTTGGCGAAGGGAAAATCAAATTTACAACAGATGATACAACCAATCCAACAAACTTACCGCCAGGTGAATCTACTGGTACGCCAATGACTGAGCCTTCTCAAAACCCTAATCCAGGGGCATTGAAATTGGTTTCTGTAACAAGCATGGACTTCGATACACATAAAATCGTAGCAAATGATGCGGATAAGTCTTACGATGCATTACCATTTACTGATCCAGGTTCATCTCAAACAACAGCTCACTTTGTTCGTTTCCAAGATATTCGTGCGGATGCAGCAACAGCTAATAACTGGTGGACAGTGAATGCTGAATTGACAAAACAATTCACAAACGCTGCTGGTCAAACATTAGACGGTTCAACATTGGATTACAAGAAAATTTCATTAGTAACAGGAACAAATGCTGCGACAAAACCATCTTTAGCTGCAACAACAACTCAAACATTGGCTCTAAACACAGTACAACCTTTCTACACAAACAAAGAAGTTGGTAAAGGTTTCGGTGTATTTGAATTGATGTTCGACACTAACGCAAATGCAAAAGCAGGAACATACGATGGTATTACACTAAACGTACCAGGAACAAATGTATTGAAAGCAAGTGAATATACAGCAGAAATCACTTGGACCATTACAGACGCTAACTAA
- a CDS encoding winged helix-turn-helix domain-containing protein — translation MFNIGVISVSGSIQDNYIDVLENGDTKVIEVLPSEVNKKIEQVDAVIINDDTQENVAQICSLIMKLKAGQNPLVWVMTKEPDPVNRLIFLQLGADGNLNSLVDPNEFKLIINNALDRHIKSKKSIQTETKPKKIYKRSFELVDQNFSVMIDNDREIPLTKLEYQLLKILHSKPNMAFTYEELFERLWQKPDKNYKFRISNLIFHLRKKVEENPEQPYFIITVRSKGYFLNMT, via the coding sequence ATGTTTAACATAGGGGTAATTTCAGTCTCAGGTAGCATTCAGGATAATTACATAGACGTATTGGAAAATGGTGATACGAAAGTCATAGAAGTTCTCCCTTCTGAAGTTAACAAAAAAATAGAGCAGGTTGATGCAGTCATTATTAATGATGATACTCAGGAAAATGTCGCTCAGATTTGCAGCTTGATTATGAAGTTGAAAGCAGGGCAGAATCCGTTGGTGTGGGTTATGACTAAAGAGCCTGATCCGGTCAATCGACTTATTTTTCTTCAGTTGGGCGCAGACGGGAATCTCAATTCTCTTGTAGATCCAAATGAATTCAAGCTAATTATCAATAATGCCCTCGATCGTCATATTAAAAGTAAGAAATCCATTCAAACGGAGACCAAACCAAAAAAAATTTACAAAAGAAGCTTTGAGCTAGTTGATCAAAATTTTAGTGTCATGATTGATAATGACCGTGAGATTCCTTTAACGAAATTGGAGTATCAACTTTTAAAAATTTTACATAGTAAACCGAATATGGCATTTACTTATGAAGAATTATTTGAACGACTTTGGCAAAAACCAGATAAGAACTACAAGTTTAGAATATCAAATCTAATCTTCCACTTGAGAAAAAAAGTGGAAGAAAATCCAGAACAACCGTACTTCATTATCACGGTACGTTCAAAAGGATACTTTCTTAATATGACATAA